The DNA region GTCCCGCCCCGCCCCGGCCGAGGCACGTGCGGCGCGCGAGCTACAATCCTCGCTCTATCGAATCACCGGGGTAAGCCTCCCCATTCGATCCGACCACCCACCCAATCCCTCGAAGGCCATCCTTCTCGGCAACCCCCAGAACAACCTGGCCATCCGCGGACTGCGCATTCCGTTCGACGCCAAGGCGCTCGGCGACGAGGGATACGTGATTCGCACCGTCTTCGATACGCTTGTGTTGGGTGGCCTCACGCCGAGAGCGACCATGTATGCGGTGTATGGCTTCCTGGAGGACGTGTTGGGATGTCGCTGGTACGCCGCCGACGCGACAGTGATGCCGATGCGCCGGACGCTGACAGTGAACCCGATTTCATCCATCGTCACGCCGGCGTTCGAATACCGAGAACCCTTCTACACCGAAGCGTGGGACAAGGATTGGGCGGCGCGCAACCGATGTAACGGCGCATTCATGCACCTAGACGAAGAAACCGGAGGCAAAATCGGCTATCAGCCCTTCGTCCACAGCTTTTGGGCCATCCTGCCGCCCGAGCAGTACTTCGCAGACCACCCCGAGTACTACTCTGAGCTGGACGGAGTACGCAAGGTGGATGGCGGACAGCTATGCCTGACAAACCCGGATGTCCTGCGATTGACAGTGGAGTGTGTGCGTCGCTGGATTCGCGAACACCCCGAGGCACGCATCTTCTCCGTGTCGCAGAACGACTGGTATGGGTGCTGTCAGTGCGCCGAGTGCAAGAAGGTGATCGAAGAAGAGGGCGCACAGTCCGGCCTCGTCCTGCGGTTCGTCAACGCGGTTGCCGAGCAAGTGTGCAAAGACCACCCCGACAAACTCATTGACACGCTCGCTTATCAATGGACCGAGCAGCCTCCGAAGAAGGTGCGTCCTCACCCGAATGTCAGGGTTCGCATGGCACCCATCGGCAACTGCTTCGGGCACCCGATTGACGCTTGCGAGCGCAACAAGAAACCCTACGAGAACCTGCTGGCCTGGGGTGCCATCACCGACAACCTATACATCTGGCACTATAACACGAACTTCGCCCACTACCTCGCACCGTTTCCCGACTTCGACGAGTTAGCAGGCAGCACGCGAGCCTACAAGAAGCTGGGCGTCAAAGGCATCTTCTACGAAGGCGCCTACCCACGGGGTGGTGGATCGGAGTTCGCGGAGTTGCGATCTTGGGTGCTCGCCAAACTGCTATGGGACCCATCGCGTGACGTGTGGAAGCTCGTAGACGAGTTCGTGAACGCCTACTACGGCAAGGGTGCACGCCCCATCCGCGACTACCTGCGCATGTTGCACGACGCGGTAAAGAAGGAGAACATCCACTTCGGCATCTACGATCATCCCAAGAACCTCGGATACCTGCGGAAGGAC from Fimbriimonadia bacterium includes:
- a CDS encoding DUF4838 domain-containing protein — protein: SRPAPAEARAARELQSSLYRITGVSLPIRSDHPPNPSKAILLGNPQNNLAIRGLRIPFDAKALGDEGYVIRTVFDTLVLGGLTPRATMYAVYGFLEDVLGCRWYAADATVMPMRRTLTVNPISSIVTPAFEYREPFYTEAWDKDWAARNRCNGAFMHLDEETGGKIGYQPFVHSFWAILPPEQYFADHPEYYSELDGVRKVDGGQLCLTNPDVLRLTVECVRRWIREHPEARIFSVSQNDWYGCCQCAECKKVIEEEGAQSGLVLRFVNAVAEQVCKDHPDKLIDTLAYQWTEQPPKKVRPHPNVRVRMAPIGNCFGHPIDACERNKKPYENLLAWGAITDNLYIWHYNTNFAHYLAPFPDFDELAGSTRAYKKLGVKGIFYEGAYPRGGGSEFAELRSWVLAKLLWDPSRDVWKLVDEFVNAYYGKGARPIRDYLRMLHDAVKKENIHFGIYDHPKNLGYLRKDIVDKAEELFAEAERLAVGRPELARVQKARLAIDYTRLAQAETPEERAKYADVVAEKIRRFGIHEVREGQPVEHFLQSIGK